A single genomic interval of Candidatus Margulisiibacteriota bacterium harbors:
- a CDS encoding response regulator: MKRVLLADSTAFVRTRLKSSLENKNHSLIEASTVTETLTECQRAQPEVMVIDINLEDTNKIGFIQELKKIDPDALLIIIAKSIDKEMVKQLMELGIKDIFVKPFRLDTLINRINK; this comes from the coding sequence ATGAAAAGAGTACTCCTTGCTGACTCCACCGCTTTTGTCCGTACCCGGCTAAAAAGCAGTCTTGAAAATAAAAATCACTCTCTGATTGAAGCTTCTACTGTTACGGAAACACTGACAGAATGCCAGCGGGCCCAACCTGAAGTCATGGTTATAGACATTAACCTTGAAGACACCAATAAGATTGGATTTATACAGGAGCTAAAAAAAATCGATCCTGACGCACTGCTTATTATAATAGCCAAAAGCATAGATAAAGAAATGGTAAAACAGCTTATGGAGCTGGGTATTAAAGACATTTTTGTCAAACCTTTCCGGCTGGATACTCTGATCAACAGGATAAATAAATAA